From the Solanum pennellii chromosome 4, SPENNV200 genome, one window contains:
- the LOC107016569 gene encoding uncharacterized protein LOC107016569 yields the protein MCIPDFPEITSIRSSSSQVPISEPFFPQGYGPFDNCGAGPSTTRPQGMTFKNTPTVTTAAPVYTLPQSIVTQRAAQEGQFTTHSEKYYTRRIAFVGPNSIQFGFPIEVERPTLGSEHEEMLKKMKSIEQHMKSMQGLGGHKSFAFKDLCMFPNVHLPPGFKTPKFDKYDEHSDPIAHLKRYFNQLRRAGGKQELIMAYFGESLTDYNVDIMPDHNTLSNTRKKPSESFREYAIKWTEQAVRVKPLLNEQELVDIFIEAQDPDYFHHLTAALRIPFHTAIKIAELVENGLKTGRIVSQAAIKATTQAIQGGSTSFGNGKMKEEVISLASGSRGA from the exons ATGTGTATTCCTGATTTTCCTGAGATCACTAGTATCCGATCTTCATCTTCTCAGGTCCCAATATCAGAACCTTTTTTCCCTCAAGGGTATGGTCCATTTGATAATTGTGGGGCCGGTCCATCAACAACACGTCCTCAAGGCATGACATTTAAGAATACTCCCACTGTCACAACAGCTGCACCGGTCTATACACTCCCACAATCGATTGTGACGCAAAGAGCTGCTCAAGAGGGACAGTTCACCACTCATTCGGAGAAGTACTATACTCGTAGGATAGCATTTGTGGGCCCTAACTCTATTCAATTTGGCTTCCCCATTGAAGTGGAGAGGCCCACTCTAGGCTCAGAGCATGaagaaatgttgaaaaaaatgaaaagcatCGAGCAACACATGAAAAGCATGCAAGGGTTAGGAGGGCACAAAAGTTTTGCATTCAAAGACTTATGTATGTTCCCAAATGTCCACCTTCCACCTGGGTTCAAAACCCCTAAgtttgataagtatgatgaACACAGTGATCCTATAGCCCACCTTAAGAGATACTTTAATCAACTTCGGCGCGCAGGGGGTAAACAAGAATTGATCATGGCTTATTTTGGTGAGAGCCTGACTGAT TACAATGTCGACATTATGCCAGATCATAATACACTCTccaatacaagaaaaaaaccaAGTGAAAGCTTCAGAGAATATGCGATCAAATGGACGGAACAAGCAGTCCGAGTCAAGCCCCTATTAAATGAGCAAGAATTGGTTGATATCTTCATAGAGGCTCAAGATCCTGACTACttccaccacctcacagccGCATTGCGAATACCGTTTCACACAGCAATCAAAATTGCGGAACTGGTCGAAAATGGTCTCAAAACAGGAAGGATCGTGAGCCAGGCAGCAATCAAAGCTACCACACAGGCCATTCAAGGTGGTTCAACAAGTTTTGGAAATGGTAAAATGAAAGAGGAAGTTATTTCACTGGCATCAGGGTCAAGGGGAGCTTAG